The window CAAAATAAAACAAACTGATGAAGGAATGTTCAATTTTTTGGCGAATAAAAAATAATGCTGTTTGCTCGTTTGATTTTGTTAAGAGGAGGGGAGACAAGCCAAAAAAAGCCGAATCTTTTGTTTGGGATATAAAGAGAGGAGATGCCATTGTGCGCAAGAAAAATTTCCTATTTGCGTTTATGATCCTGTTATTAGCCTTCTCAGTGGTTGGCTGTGGCGGCGGCGATAAGGAAGGAGCCGCAGACAATGCCAAACCAAAGGTCTTTGTGTTTGGTCAGGGAGCGGACCCCCGGGGATTAGATCCTGCTTTTGTGGATGACGGCGAATCGGCCATCCCTATTGTGAATATTTATGATACGCTTGTTCGTTACAAAGAAGGCAGTACGGAGATTGAGCCGGCGCTGGCCACCGAATGGTCCTCTTCCCCGGACGGCAAAGAGTGGACCTTCAAACTGCGCCAGGGCGTTAAATTCCACGACGGAACACCCTTTAACGCTGATGCTGTAGTGTTCAGCGTATCCCGGCAGTTGCCTCCCAATCGCACGGATGCTATGCCTTATGCCTCCTTCACCTTTGGCCCGGTGCAAAAGGTAGAGAAGGTTGACGACTATACCGTAAAATTCATTCTCAACGAGCCCTACGCTCCGTTCCTGGCCAATCTGGCCATGGCGCTGGCCGCGCCCATTGTCAGCCCTGCGGCTGTGGAAAAATACGGTGATGATTTTATTGAACATCCCGTAGGCACCGGCCCCTTCAAATTTATTGAATGGAAAAAGGGCCAGCAAATTGTTTTGGAAGCCAACAAAGAATACTGGGACGGCGCGCCCAAACTAGATAAACTGGTCTTCCGCATCATTAAAGAAAACTCCGTCCGGGCGGCCGAGTTGAAGACCGGATCCATCCAAGGGATGAACGGTGTGGACCCCAATGATGTGAAGATGCTGGAAGAAGCCGGCCTGAAGGTAATTAAAAACCCCGGCATGAACATTAACTATCTGGCTTTCTTCTGTAATAACAAACCTTTTAATGATCCCAAGCTGCGCCAGGCGGTAAGTCACGCCATTAACCGTGAAAACCTGATCAATTTCCTGTACCAGGGCCTGGCTGAACTGCCCAACGGGGTTCTGCCGAGCTTCATGCCCGGCTATGACAAAAGCCTGGCTCCTTATGAATACAACCCGGAAAAGGCCAAACAATTGCTGGCCGAAGCCGGATACCCCAACGGCTTAAAAGTTACTTTGCTAACTTATTCCGTTGTTCGCCCCTACAATCCGGTGGGCGGGGATAAACTGGCCGCCGCCATTCAGGCGGACCTGCGCAAGGTAGGCATTGAGGTTGAGATTAAGACCTATCCCTGGAAGGAATTTAAAGAAATCTATACTCCGGAAATTGTTAAAGACGGGGACTTCATGCTTTATGGCTGGATCGGCGATAACGGCGATCCGGATAACTTCCTGTCCCTGCTGGAAACCAAAGAAATTAAGACCACTTTGAATACCGCCAAATACTCCAATGCCAAAGTGGACGAACTGCTGGTAAAGGGCCGCACTGCCCTGACCATGGAAGAGCGGAATGCTGCCTACAGCGAGCTGCAAAAGATTGTTCAAGAGGAAGCGCCCTGGGTCTTCCTGGGTCACAGCAAGGATATGGCGGCCATCGGCAAGAATGTTGAAGGCTTTGACCTGCACCCGGTGGGAGTTATCTTCTTCCATAATGCAGATCTGAAGTAATCCTTAACAAGTTCTACTTTGTTTTAAAACACGAATATGGCCCTGGGCCATATTCGTGTTCTTCATGTATTGATCGAAGTTTTCTGCTGGAAATTTTTTAAAGAGGGATAACCATGTTAAATTACATTATAAAAAGAATCCTGCTGTTGTTTCCGGTACTCTTTGGAATAAGCCTTTTCGTGTTTCTGGTGCTGCGCCTTTTCACTGCGGACCCGGCGGCCATGATGCTGGGCCAGCATGCCACCGCCGAGCAGGTGGCCTCCCTGCGGGAGGAACTGGGCTTCAACAAGCCTCTGTACGTTCAGTTTGGAGTATTTTTAAGCCAGATTGTTCAGGGGGACTTTGGCCGTTCCCTAATGACCCGGGCGCCGGTTACCGATGAGCTGCTGACCCGCTTTCCGGCCACCATTGAGCTGGCCGTGGCCGCCATGCTGATTGCCATTGTGGTGGGGGTTACCATCGGTGTCATTTCCGCGGTAAAACAATATTCATTTTTTGATTATTTTAGTATGGTGGGTGCCTTGCTGGGTGTTTCCATGCCCATCTTCTGGCTGGGCTTGATGCTGATCATCCTGTTTTCCGTCACCCTGGGCTGGCTGCCGGTGTCCGGCCGTATCGCGGTGGGTATGGAACCGGCCACCATCACTCACTTTTATCTGCTGGACAGCCTGTTAACCGGCAATTGGTATGCCTTTAAATCGGCCCTCAGTCATTTAATCCTGCCGGCCGTGGCGCTGGCTTCCTATTCCATGGCCATTATCGCCCGGATGACCCGGTCCGCCATGCTGGAAGTGATCCGCCAGGATTACATCCGCACCGCCCGCTCCAAAGGGCTGGTGGAGACCGTGGTGGTTTTTAAACACGCTCTGCGCAATGCTCTGGTTCCGGTGGTAACGGTGATCGGGCTGCAGATGGGATCTCTGCTGGGCGGCGCGGTGTTGACGGAAACGGTATTTTCCTGGCCGGGCATTGGCAGCTTTGTGGTAAATGCTATTTTAGCCGGTGATTTTCCGGTGGTTCAGGGAGGCGTCATCATGGTGGCCACGGTTTTTGTGGTGGTGAACCTGATTGTGGATGTACTTTATGCCTACCTGGATCCCCGCATTAAATATTCTTAGACCGGAAGGAGGAAGTTGCCATGTCTCAAGCAAATGCAGTCTTAACAACCGATGATCCAATGGAGCAGGCCTACTCTCCCCTGACGGATTTCTGGCGCCGGCTGCGCAAAAATAAACTGGCCATGGTGAGCCTGGTATTTCTGGTGGCTTTAACCCTGGTGGCGGTTTTCGCCCCCCTGGTGGCACCCTATGACCCTTACTTAAGCGATTTACCCACTGCCCTGGAGGGACCCAGCGCCAGTCACCTGCTGGGGAACGACGAATTGGGCCGGGATATCTTCAGCCGCATTATCTTCGGCGCCCGGGTTTCCCTGAAGGTGGGCCTCATTGCCGTGGGCATTGCCCTGTCGGTGGGCCTGGTGCTTGGTTCCTTGGCCGGGTACTACGGAGGGCGACTGGATAATGTCATCATGCGCTTTATGGACATTATGCTGGCCTTTCCCTCCCTGCTGCTGGCCATTGCCCTGCTGGCCATTTTAGGCCGGGGTGTGGAGAACGCCATTATTGCCATCGGGATTGTGTCCATTCCCGAATATGCCCGGATTGTCCGGGGGTCCGTACTATCCATAAAAGAAAATGAGTATGTACAGGCGGCCCGGGCCATTGGAAACCGGGATTTACAAATCATTTTCAAACACATTCTGCCCAACGTCATTGCCCCCATCATTGTCCGGGCCACCCTGGGCATCTCCACCGCCATTCTGGAAACCTCCGCCCTGGGTTTTCTGGGGCTGGGTGTGGCGCCGCCCATTGCCGAGTGGGGCACCATGCTGGGAAGCGGACGTGGTTATATGAATAATGCACCGCATCTGGTGTTTTTCCCCGGTATTGCAATTACCCTGACGGTTATGGCCTTTAACCTGCTGGGTGACGGACTGCGGGATGCACTGGATCCCCGGTTGAAACGCTAGGAGGTGGGAAGATGACAGAAACATTGCTGCAAGTGAAAGACCTGAAAACCCACTTTTTCCTGGAGGACGGGGTGGTGCCGGCGGTGGACGGAGTCTCCTTTCATTTAAACCGGGGAGAGACCCTGGCGGTGGTGGGGGAATCCGGAAGCGGCAAAAGCATTACGGCTACTTCCATCATGCGTTTGATTCCCAGTCCGCCGGGACGGATCGTAGAGGGCGAAATTTTATTTAACGGCAATGACTTGCTGAAAATGACCGAGAAGGAAATGAGAGGAATCCGGGGCAACCGCATCTCTATGATTTTTCAGGAACCCATGACCTCCTTGAACCCGGTTTTTCGGGTGGGGCAGCAGATTTCCGAATCTCTTATCCTGCATCAGGGTTTAAACAAAAAAGAGGCTTTGGAGAAGAGTGTTGAAATGCTGCGGCTTACCGGAATTCCCTCGCCGGAGAAAAGGGTGCATGATTTTCCCCACCAGATGAGCGGAGGCATGCGCCAGCGGGTAATGATCGCTATGGCTCTCTGCTGTCGTCCGGAGCTGTTGATTGCCGATGAGCCCACCACCGCTCTGGATGTGACCATTCAGGCCCAAATCCTGGAACTGATGCTGGAGCTGAAGGAACAACTGGGCATGGCCATCATGATGATTACCCACGACCTGGCGGTGGTGGCCGAGATGGCCGATCGGGCCGTGGTGATGTACTGCGGCAAACTGGTGGAGGAATCCCCGGTCTTGAATTTGTTTGATAAGCCGCTGCATCCTTATACCCGGGGATTGTTAAAATCCATTCCCGGTGTTGAGGATCAGAAGGAGAAACTTTATATGATCGAGGGCATGGTACCGCCCCTGACCCATCTGCCCGCCGGCTGCGCCTTTGCTCCCCGCTGTCCGGAGGCCCAACCCCGCTGCCATCAAGAACGGCCAACCCTCCGGGAAATATCGCCCGGCCGCAGGGTCAGTTGTTGGCTGTATGAAGGGGGGGCTGAATAATGTCGGTACTGGTCCATGTAAACAACCTGACCAAATATTTTCCTGTGCACCGGGGCATGTTTGGTAAAGAGGTGGGGCAGGTAAAGGCGGTAGACGGCCTGACCTTTGACATTCGGGAGGGGGAAACCCTCGGCCTGGTGGGAGAGAGCGGCTGCGGCAAGTCCACCACCGGCCGCCTGATTTTGCGCCTGCTGGAGCCTACGGCCGGCAGTGTGACATTTGCCGGGCAGAATGTTTTTGAGGCCGGCTCCAAAGAGATGCGAAACCTGCGCAGAGATATGCAGATTATCTTTCAGGACCCTTACGCCTCCCTGAATCCCCGCATGTCGGTGGGAGATATTATTGCCGAGCCCATCCGGCTGCATAAGCTGGCTGCGGGGCCCGAGGTGCAAAAAAAGGTGGAACATCTGTTATCCTGTGTGGGTTTGGCTGCTTACCAGGCCCGCCGCTACCCCCACGAGTTCAGCGGCGGTCAGCGTCAAAGGGTGGGGATTGCCAGAGCCCTGGCGCTAAACCCCAGGCTGATCATCTGTGACGAACCGGTTTCAGCCCTGGATGTATCCATCCAGTCCCAGGTATTAAACCTGTTGAAGGATCTGCAGCAGGAGTTCGGCCTGACTTACTTGTTTATTGCCCATGGTTTAAACGTGGTAAAACACGTCAGCGACCGTGTTGGAGTGATGTACCTGGGTAAGATGGTGGAACTGGCCGGAGACGAAGAATTATACCAAAATCCGCTGCATCCTTATACCCAGGCGCTGCTTTCAGCCATTCCGGTAGCCAATCCCAGGGTTAAAAAGGAACGGATCATTCTGGCCGGGGATGTGCCCAGTCCGGTTAACCCGCCTCAAGGCTGCCGTTTTCATACCCGCTGTTTTAACTGCCAGGATGTCTGCCGGCATCACGAGCCGGTATTTAAAAGAATTAAACCCGGTCACTGGGTGGCCTGCCATCTGGTCCGGGAAGAAATATAAAAGTGAAGACCCCTCGCTAAGATTGATTGCGAGGGGTCTTAAAAATCAGGGGCGATCAATTTATTGCGACCGCCGGTCTTAGCCATGTATAAGGCGGTATCCGCCAGTTTCAACAGGTGATCGCTATCCCGGGAATGGGTAGGAAAATGGGCAATGCCCAGGGAGGCGGTAACTTGGCGCAGGGGGAAGGTTCGGCTCTCAATGGCCCGGCGGATTTTTTCACCCAGGGCGATGCCTTCCTGCAGACTAGTATGGGGAAGGATAAAGGCGAACTCCTCTCCGCCGTACCGAGCTACAATGTCTTTGGGACGAATATTTTCGGTAAAGGTTTTGGCCATAATTTTTAAGACTTCATCGCCGGCGGGATGTCCGTAAGTATCGTTATAACCTTTAAAATCATCTACATCCAGCATCATCAGGCACATTTCCCCGGCGGTTTTACAACAGGTGTTTAATTCCAAATGAAGGCGTTCCACGAAATAACGGTGATTATAGAGACCGGTTAAGGCATCGGTAATGGACAGGTTCTTCAGCTTTTTATTGAGCAGGGCGTTTTCCAGAGCCAGACTGACCTGGATGGTAAATAATTCTAAAATCATGGTATTTTCTTCATTATACCGGGGCGGTTCAAAATGATGAGCGCATAGAATGGCCAGAGGATTACCGTCCCTGCCGTTCAGATGATAGATTTGTAAATTGCGGATCGGACAATGCTCCTGACAACCGGAACAATAGTCAGAATGGGGAAAAGATAATTCATTAAGGGCGAGCTTGCTTTGCTGGGAAAAGATTTCCCTGGAGGACGGACAAGTGCAAAAGGAATTATTCTCCAGGCAACGTTTCACAATATCCAGGAACTTGCCGTTTTCATCCAAAAGAATAAAATGGCAGCCTGGAACCTCGGCGATCTGCATGAAGCCGTTTAAAATTAAATTATACATGGTATGAAGATTGTTTTCCCCTGCCACTTGAGCTACGATCCAGTGTAGCTGTGTCAACTTCTCATTCATCTGGACCAACGCTTTTACCTTGTTCACCACTTCATTCGTCAGGTTCATTTTCTGCCCCCAAGCTTTTCTTGTGAAAGGAATTGCCTTTTGACCAAAAGTATAAAGAATAATTCTACTTCTATGAGGACTATTCCTTGTATAATAAGTTAAATCTTTGTAAGGCTGGTGGCGAATATTTTGAGAAATAATGTTGAATAAAGTTAAAAATTGTTCTTGGAAACAGGAGGGTTTGATGGTAAAATATTCAAATCTATAAGTTTGGAGGATTTTATGACCATCCATACCGTATTGTTTGACCTGGACGGCACTTTAATTGATTCACTGCCGCTTATTCAAAAGACCTATCAAAAAGTTTTTGATCTGATGCAAATCCCCTGGGGCAATGCCGAGGTGATGACATTAATCGGTCTTCCCCTCAAGGAGATTGCCGTTCAATTTGCCGGAGAGGACCGTTGGGAGGATTTTTTAAAACGCTACCAGTATCATTATGCTCTTGAGCATGATGAAATGACCCGTATGTATCCCGGTACCCTGGAAATGCTGGAGGTCTTAAAAGATAAAGGCTGTTCCATGGGAATTGTAACGTCCAAAAGCCGTGCCGGAGCCCTGCGCAGTACCAGCTATCTAGGGTTGGACCGGTATATGGAAGTTATCATTACCGCAGAAGACGTCACCCGGCATAAGCCCCAGCCAGACCCGGTTTTAAAGGCCCTTGAAGAGATGAAGGCCCAAGCCCAAACCACCGCTTATGTAGGGGACAGCCCCTTTGACATTCTGGCCGCAAAGCAGGCTGAAGTGGTTTCCATTGGGGTTACCTGGGGCATGGCCGAGGGGAAACAACTGGCCCGGCATGAACCCGACCATCTTTTAGAAGGCTGGGAGGATTTATTTGGCCTGATTTAAGCTCCGGCTTCTCACCGATGCCTATGGAACCTCATACCCTGTAGCAAGCAGAGAAAAAGAGGGTGTGGGGTTTGATTATTTTTATCCACGGCATGGGGCATAACCCCAGCCGAGAATACTGGAGCGGGTGGGCTAAAAACCTCCGGCCTCATTTAATAGAGCAGGGAGTGCAAGCCAGAGATCTTTGTTTTGACGGAATTTATTATTATGATCTGGTTCCCCAACCCGGAGACGGTTGGAAAAAGTTGATTTCTCTGTTTTCCCGGGATTTTTTTGAGGAAATGAAAGAGGATGTTTGGCAAAATATGACCCGGGAGGAGTTATTGCGATTAACGAAACGGGGCCCCCTGGATGCCCTGATTGATCTGGTGGTGGATCATTTTGGCGATATTTTCTGCTACCTGCTGGACGATAAAACCTATGTTGCGGTGAACCAAAGGGTTTACCAGACCCTGGAGCAGACCGGAAGGCCGGTAACCCTGGTAGCCTACAGTCTGGGTTCCATGGTGGCCTTTTGCGCCCTGCAGCGAAACAAGCAAATTCACCCTCGGATTAAACATTTCATTACCGTTGGCAGCCCGGTTTTCTGGTTCCGCCGTTGGATACGCAGGCGAGCCGATCTGGGCCAAAAACCGCTTCCCGCCCCCTGGACCAATTTGGCCGGTCGGCTGGACATTGCCTGCCCCCACTTGTTGAGCCTGAACTGCCGGCCGGACGCTCAGGTGGAGTGCCTGTTGGATCAATACAATCCAATTAAGGGCCACCTGGCTTATATTCACCACCCCCAGGGATTAAAAACACTGGCCCGTGCCGTGGCCGGGAAAAAAGAATAGAGGATTGTAATCTCCTTTATAAGGTGGCAGAATAAATAAAAAACCTTTTATTCCAGGGGGAAATATGCATACATTAGTGGTTACGGCCGCCGTTATTTTTAAAGGGGATCAAGTGCTGATCGCCCAGCGCAAAAAGAATGCCGATCACGGGTTGAAATGGGAGTTTCCCGGCGGAAAACTCGGTTACGGCGAGGAACCCAGGGAGGGGCTGCGCCGGGAAATCCGAGAAGAACTGGGCATGGAGATTGAGGTGGGCGACATCTTTGAAGTGGTTTCCCATCTTTATGGTGAGCGTCATATTTTGCTGCTGTGTTATTCCTGCCGCTGGCTGGGGCAAGCTCCGGAAACCAGGGACTGTAAGGATTTCCGCTGGTTAACCCCGGAAGAAATGACCGGTTACAATTTTACCGAGGCAGACCTGCCGGTGGTTCAAAAATTACAAAGGCGAACAAATTGGGCACGATAAATTTTTAACCAAGGCCTTTATGATATAATACTTGTATCCAGAGCATAGGAATATAAAAATCGTCTGTACCCGGGTCAGCACTGCGGGTATTGTTTTGGGGATTTTTCTTTAGGCCAAAGGGGAGATTGATTTGCACAAACAGGTGGTTTTCCCGGAATTTCTGGGAGAATCGGAACTGGCTGTGGTGGTTGTTATTCCATCCCTCAAGGAGGACATGAGCCACTTATTTAAGCGTTTTCATGCCGGAGAAGAGATTGATTATTGGTTTTCCTGGGACCTGGTGGTTACCGACAGTGCCGAATATCTGGTCCTGTTAGAAATGAACTGGGATCAGGAAGAAAGTCTGGTGGTGGCCTTTAACCGGGAAATGTGGGAGTTTCTCAATGTAATGGCCGAAAAACAAAGCATGGTTTTGATGGCGGACTGGCAAATCGTTGATGAGGGGGCGCCGGACCTTTTACGGGAAGAAGAGTTTAAGCCCTACGCACTGCTGATTCGCAATGTACATACAGGTTTAGATAAACTTTACAATCATGTCAAAGAACTGGTTGGAGTAAACGAAGGCATTGAAGAGCTGATCCAATTACAGCTCATTTTAGAGGGGACCCAGTTTCCTAAACCCACAACGCTGCACTAAAGGAGGGCGTATTGAAACAACGGACCAATAGAACACGGATTGGACAGATTTTAGAGATTTAAAAAATCGGTAAAAATGGTGTTCTAGATTTTTAAAAAGGGTTGCTGCAAAATGAACACAGTATGGTTCTTTTTGCAGCAACCCTTTTTTGCCATTTATCCTGTTTCACTGGATGGTTTACTTTGTTCAAAGCAGTGAAGATGCCCGCACACTAATTTATTATCCTTATAGGCGTAAAAAGTCCGTTGTCCGGGTTCCACCGCCTCACCGCAGATAGAGCAGTGAATTTCTTCGGGGCAGGGGACAATCACTCCGGTCAGTTTGTTGCCCTTCCACTGAACTTCCAGTTGGTCCAACTGAGTTTTCAACGGTTTGGTGGGACTGCATTCCGGATGAAAAAAGGCCCTGATTTTCCGCCCGTCCTTGCGGAACTTTAATTCCACCACCGGGCTGAAGGGTGGGATTTTTTTATTGCAATGCTGGCAGGTTCGGCTGGTACGCAGGTTGCTTTTCAGTACATATCTGGGAACTGCGGGTTTTTTACGAACCTCCCGGTCTTTCCAATACTTTTGTTTCCTTTCAGGGTCCGAGGAAACCCATTTTTCAAGTTCCGTATAATAACTGCGGTAATCCCGTTCCTGCAGCCCCATGCCCGGAAAGCCCGCCTCCGCCGCCATTCGGTGAAACTCGCCTTCTGCCGCTTCGTGAGCCAGACCATCCATCTTGTGCGTTTCCCAGGTGTAGTTGTGATCTGTCAGCCATTTGTGATAGGTATGAAAAATATTTCCCGAGCACACCAGATACTGATCATGAATGGTGGCCTGGGCCTGGTCCATAAGCTTTATCATCAATTGGCAGACCAATTCTTCCCAACCCATCTTATGATTCCAGGTGACGGGTACCGTGGCCGAGTATACTTCACCGGTTTCCTCGCATACCAGAACTAAAATTTCTCCAAAGGCCCGGCAGCCGCCACCGGCGTCCTCCACATACCAGGTTTTCAATCTAATCCCCCCAAATAAAAACAGGTCCCTGTTGGCTTTAGAGACCGCCATACCATACCCATTTCTATAATATATGCTTTGGCCCAACCTTACAACACGTAATAAAATAACGTGCCTGGCGATATTTCCCTTTAAATTGCGGAACTGCTTATAAGCAGGTGATTTTTCCTTCCCGGTAGACGGGAACTACGTCATAAAGATTAAGCTGGGCACAAAAGTTTAAATCAATGGAAAGGCCCATCTGGGCTAATTTTTGGCCGTGCAGTGCATCGTATAAAGCTCTTAAAGGCTTATGGCGGTAGGCTTCTGCCAGGCGCAGGGCGGCTACGGCGGCATCCTCCAGCAGCAGGCCGTTCTCGGGTAGCACCGGAACTTCCTCGGCATAGATGGGAACCGGATCAGCCTGCGGGCTGCAGGATTCCTCCGGGGCGGCATTATGCCGGCTATACCAGAGCTGAACCAGTTCGGCCACCACCAGACCGGCGGCAAAGGTGTCCTCCAAAGAAAATTTTCCCCGGGTTCCGGCACAGGCCAGAAGGATATCCTGCTCTGCTGCAAATAATTTATGGGCCACGGCGGAATAGTTCAACAGGCTGCCGATCAAAACCACGCCGTCTTCCCCGGCTGCCCGGCGGATGGCTTTGGTACCGTTGGTGGTGGTTAAAATAACGGTTTTATGGGCCACCACTTCCGGAGTATATTCCAGGGGAGAGTTGCCCAGATGAAATCCCGGTAACTTTACGGCACTTCTCTCCCCGCCCAGGATACAGGTGTCTTCCGGCAGCCTGCTGGCGATTGCCAGTGCCTCATCCACTTCAACCACCGGAATGACTTCTTGGCAGCCATTGGCCAAAGCTGTCGAAATTGTGCTGCTGGCTCTTAAGATATCGAACATGACAACCGATTTATTAACTATGTGTTCTCTGACAATATCATCGGCTGTGTGGATTACAGAAACTCTCATGGCATCAAAACCTTTCCGTGTTAGCGGTACCCGTGACATTATTATAGTATACTCCCAGGAGGTGTCAATTTTCTTGCCTTTTTAAAAGGGATGATTTTTTAAAGATAAAGCTCCGTGTAGCCAAACCATCGGAGTGCCGAGGTTTATACAGTTTGTTTCTCTTTTGTCGTGGCTGGGCGAATTCTTGAGAAAAATGGTAAATAATAAGTTATATTTTGGTAAAATGAAACCTGGACAGCAGGAATTCATACATAATAAGTCGTAGTTTTAGTTAATTAGGTAAGAGAAATAAATTTATCTAAGGAAGTGACTTTGTTGGAAATAATGACTCCTTTTGGGATTATATTTGCCGTAATTTGCCTGGTCGGAGGATTTCTTTTGGAGGGTGGACATGTCAGCGCCCTTCTAGCCCCTGCGGCTTTTATCATCGTTGTCGGCGGCACCATTGGAGCGACGGTGGTGTCCTTTTCCACCAGTGAAGTTTTATCCATACCCGGACTCATTAAAACGGCCGTTACCAAGAAACTTCCGGATTTTTCCGAAACCATCAATCTGGTAGTGGATCTGGCTGAAAAGGCCCGCCGGGAAGGCCTGCTTTATTTGGATAGCCAATTACATACCATTGAAGATCCTTTTTTGCGTAAAGCCATGCAGCTTGTTGTGGACGGCACTGACCCCGAAATGGTGCGCAGCATTCTGGAAACCGAGGTCTATGCCGCCTATGAACGGCATCACGTAGGAGTCGGCATCTTTGAAGCTGCCGGCGGCTATGCCCCCACCATGGGGATTATCGGCACAGTGATGGGTCTGGTGCACGTTTTGGGCAACTTGACGGACCCGGACAGCTTGGCCCCAGCCATTGCCATGGCTTTC is drawn from Desulforamulus ruminis DSM 2154 and contains these coding sequences:
- a CDS encoding ABC transporter ATP-binding protein, with translation MSVLVHVNNLTKYFPVHRGMFGKEVGQVKAVDGLTFDIREGETLGLVGESGCGKSTTGRLILRLLEPTAGSVTFAGQNVFEAGSKEMRNLRRDMQIIFQDPYASLNPRMSVGDIIAEPIRLHKLAAGPEVQKKVEHLLSCVGLAAYQARRYPHEFSGGQRQRVGIARALALNPRLIICDEPVSALDVSIQSQVLNLLKDLQQEFGLTYLFIAHGLNVVKHVSDRVGVMYLGKMVELAGDEELYQNPLHPYTQALLSAIPVANPRVKKERIILAGDVPSPVNPPQGCRFHTRCFNCQDVCRHHEPVFKRIKPGHWVACHLVREEI
- the nikC gene encoding nickel transporter permease codes for the protein MSQANAVLTTDDPMEQAYSPLTDFWRRLRKNKLAMVSLVFLVALTLVAVFAPLVAPYDPYLSDLPTALEGPSASHLLGNDELGRDIFSRIIFGARVSLKVGLIAVGIALSVGLVLGSLAGYYGGRLDNVIMRFMDIMLAFPSLLLAIALLAILGRGVENAIIAIGIVSIPEYARIVRGSVLSIKENEYVQAARAIGNRDLQIIFKHILPNVIAPIIVRATLGISTAILETSALGFLGLGVAPPIAEWGTMLGSGRGYMNNAPHLVFFPGIAITLTVMAFNLLGDGLRDALDPRLKR
- a CDS encoding alpha/beta fold hydrolase, giving the protein MWGLIIFIHGMGHNPSREYWSGWAKNLRPHLIEQGVQARDLCFDGIYYYDLVPQPGDGWKKLISLFSRDFFEEMKEDVWQNMTREELLRLTKRGPLDALIDLVVDHFGDIFCYLLDDKTYVAVNQRVYQTLEQTGRPVTLVAYSLGSMVAFCALQRNKQIHPRIKHFITVGSPVFWFRRWIRRRADLGQKPLPAPWTNLAGRLDIACPHLLSLNCRPDAQVECLLDQYNPIKGHLAYIHHPQGLKTLARAVAGKKE
- a CDS encoding ABC transporter substrate-binding protein — protein: MRKKNFLFAFMILLLAFSVVGCGGGDKEGAADNAKPKVFVFGQGADPRGLDPAFVDDGESAIPIVNIYDTLVRYKEGSTEIEPALATEWSSSPDGKEWTFKLRQGVKFHDGTPFNADAVVFSVSRQLPPNRTDAMPYASFTFGPVQKVEKVDDYTVKFILNEPYAPFLANLAMALAAPIVSPAAVEKYGDDFIEHPVGTGPFKFIEWKKGQQIVLEANKEYWDGAPKLDKLVFRIIKENSVRAAELKTGSIQGMNGVDPNDVKMLEEAGLKVIKNPGMNINYLAFFCNNKPFNDPKLRQAVSHAINRENLINFLYQGLAELPNGVLPSFMPGYDKSLAPYEYNPEKAKQLLAEAGYPNGLKVTLLTYSVVRPYNPVGGDKLAAAIQADLRKVGIEVEIKTYPWKEFKEIYTPEIVKDGDFMLYGWIGDNGDPDNFLSLLETKEIKTTLNTAKYSNAKVDELLVKGRTALTMEERNAAYSELQKIVQEEAPWVFLGHSKDMAAIGKNVEGFDLHPVGVIFFHNADLK
- a CDS encoding ABC transporter ATP-binding protein, translated to MTETLLQVKDLKTHFFLEDGVVPAVDGVSFHLNRGETLAVVGESGSGKSITATSIMRLIPSPPGRIVEGEILFNGNDLLKMTEKEMRGIRGNRISMIFQEPMTSLNPVFRVGQQISESLILHQGLNKKEALEKSVEMLRLTGIPSPEKRVHDFPHQMSGGMRQRVMIAMALCCRPELLIADEPTTALDVTIQAQILELMLELKEQLGMAIMMITHDLAVVAEMADRAVVMYCGKLVEESPVLNLFDKPLHPYTRGLLKSIPGVEDQKEKLYMIEGMVPPLTHLPAGCAFAPRCPEAQPRCHQERPTLREISPGRRVSCWLYEGGAE
- a CDS encoding (deoxy)nucleoside triphosphate pyrophosphohydrolase, producing MHTLVVTAAVIFKGDQVLIAQRKKNADHGLKWEFPGGKLGYGEEPREGLRREIREELGMEIEVGDIFEVVSHLYGERHILLLCYSCRWLGQAPETRDCKDFRWLTPEEMTGYNFTEADLPVVQKLQRRTNWAR
- a CDS encoding sensor domain-containing diguanylate cyclase encodes the protein MNLTNEVVNKVKALVQMNEKLTQLHWIVAQVAGENNLHTMYNLILNGFMQIAEVPGCHFILLDENGKFLDIVKRCLENNSFCTCPSSREIFSQQSKLALNELSFPHSDYCSGCQEHCPIRNLQIYHLNGRDGNPLAILCAHHFEPPRYNEENTMILELFTIQVSLALENALLNKKLKNLSITDALTGLYNHRYFVERLHLELNTCCKTAGEMCLMMLDVDDFKGYNDTYGHPAGDEVLKIMAKTFTENIRPKDIVARYGGEEFAFILPHTSLQEGIALGEKIRRAIESRTFPLRQVTASLGIAHFPTHSRDSDHLLKLADTALYMAKTGGRNKLIAPDF
- a CDS encoding HAD family hydrolase, which codes for MTIHTVLFDLDGTLIDSLPLIQKTYQKVFDLMQIPWGNAEVMTLIGLPLKEIAVQFAGEDRWEDFLKRYQYHYALEHDEMTRMYPGTLEMLEVLKDKGCSMGIVTSKSRAGALRSTSYLGLDRYMEVIITAEDVTRHKPQPDPVLKALEEMKAQAQTTAYVGDSPFDILAAKQAEVVSIGVTWGMAEGKQLARHEPDHLLEGWEDLFGLI
- a CDS encoding ABC transporter permease, which gives rise to MLNYIIKRILLLFPVLFGISLFVFLVLRLFTADPAAMMLGQHATAEQVASLREELGFNKPLYVQFGVFLSQIVQGDFGRSLMTRAPVTDELLTRFPATIELAVAAMLIAIVVGVTIGVISAVKQYSFFDYFSMVGALLGVSMPIFWLGLMLIILFSVTLGWLPVSGRIAVGMEPATITHFYLLDSLLTGNWYAFKSALSHLILPAVALASYSMAIIARMTRSAMLEVIRQDYIRTARSKGLVETVVVFKHALRNALVPVVTVIGLQMGSLLGGAVLTETVFSWPGIGSFVVNAILAGDFPVVQGGVIMVATVFVVVNLIVDVLYAYLDPRIKYS